From one Triticum urartu cultivar G1812 chromosome 3, Tu2.1, whole genome shotgun sequence genomic stretch:
- the LOC125549001 gene encoding uncharacterized protein LOC125549001 isoform X1, which yields MPSPLPFFLLSQPPHLFLRFGAATALLHGRGRPPRHVRGRVHHRLIRCGAGPRTSASTDPSLVGSPIICCSKSDKSEEECVRRKSIINGKLNKMNHTGEEPPRRSNSSVQVERWVSSTLLATRTYEATIGSLGGPDANMPMRLRATNR from the exons AtgccctctcctctccccttctTTCTTCTCTCCCAACCCCCTCACTTATTTCTTCGGTTCGGTGCAGCAACCGCCCTCCTCCATGGACGAGGAAGACCACCACGACACGTACGTGGTCGAGTTCACCATCGCCTAATCCGGTGCGGTGCTGGACCAAGGACCTCCGCCTCAACAGATCCTAGCTTGG TGGGAAGTCCGATCATTTGTTGCTCAAAATCAGACAAATCGGAGGAGGAATGCGTGAGAAGAAAGTCTATCATCAATGGCAAG CTCAACAAGATGAACCATACAGGCGAGGAACCTCCTAGGCGCAGCAACTCCTCCGTCCAAGTTGAGCGCTGGGTGTCGTCCACCCTGTTGGCCACCAGGACGTACGAGGCGACGATCGGCAGTCTCGGTGGACCGGACGCCAACATGCCGATGAGGCTGAGAGCCACAAACAGATAG
- the LOC125549001 gene encoding uncharacterized protein LOC125549001 isoform X2 — translation MAASARARPLPAARVSAASNSATALLHGRGRPPRHVRGRVHHRLIRCGAGPRTSASTDPSLVGSPIICCSKSDKSEEECVRRKSIINGKLNKMNHTGEEPPRRSNSSVQVERWVSSTLLATRTYEATIGSLGGPDANMPMRLRATNR, via the exons ATGGCGGCAAGCGCTCGTGCACGACCCCTCCccgcggctagggtttcggctgcCTCCAACTCCG CAACCGCCCTCCTCCATGGACGAGGAAGACCACCACGACACGTACGTGGTCGAGTTCACCATCGCCTAATCCGGTGCGGTGCTGGACCAAGGACCTCCGCCTCAACAGATCCTAGCTTGG TGGGAAGTCCGATCATTTGTTGCTCAAAATCAGACAAATCGGAGGAGGAATGCGTGAGAAGAAAGTCTATCATCAATGGCAAG CTCAACAAGATGAACCATACAGGCGAGGAACCTCCTAGGCGCAGCAACTCCTCCGTCCAAGTTGAGCGCTGGGTGTCGTCCACCCTGTTGGCCACCAGGACGTACGAGGCGACGATCGGCAGTCTCGGTGGACCGGACGCCAACATGCCGATGAGGCTGAGAGCCACAAACAGATAG